The following are encoded together in the Campylobacter devanensis genome:
- the thiD gene encoding bifunctional hydroxymethylpyrimidine kinase/phosphomethylpyrimidine kinase has protein sequence MKKVLSIAGSDPSGGAGIQADIKTITAHKHYAMAVIVSLTAQNTTAVSGVLNCSPEFVEAQIDSVLSDITPDAIKLGMLSNADIMRSVAKMLKKYNCTNIILDPVMVATTGGRLMDESALEVYTKELFNLASVVTPNLPEASALSGMEINNMDDMKAAAIKISNYGCKSVLIKGGHLREDAAVDLLYENGEFSQFCVPKVDTNNTHGTGCTLSSAIACNIASGLSINQSVKNAKEYVTNALKSGLVIGHGNGPINHCWNL, from the coding sequence ATGAAAAAAGTACTATCTATAGCAGGTTCAGATCCATCAGGTGGGGCAGGGATTCAAGCTGATATAAAAACAATTACAGCTCATAAGCACTACGCAATGGCAGTAATAGTCTCGCTAACTGCACAAAATACTACAGCAGTTAGTGGAGTTTTAAACTGTTCGCCTGAGTTTGTAGAGGCACAAATAGATTCAGTTTTAAGTGATATAACTCCAGATGCAATAAAATTAGGAATGCTCTCAAATGCAGATATTATGCGTTCAGTTGCTAAAATGCTTAAAAAATATAACTGTACAAATATAATTTTAGACCCTGTGATGGTGGCAACAACTGGAGGAAGATTAATGGATGAGAGTGCTCTCGAAGTTTATACTAAAGAGCTTTTTAATCTTGCAAGTGTAGTAACGCCAAATTTACCTGAAGCAAGTGCATTAAGCGGTATGGAGATAAACAATATGGATGATATGAAAGCTGCAGCTATTAAAATTAGTAATTATGGCTGCAAAAGCGTATTAATAAAGGGTGGTCATTTAAGAGAAGATGCCGCAGTTGATTTGCTCTATGAAAATGGTGAATTTAGCCAATTTTGTGTTCCTAAAGTAGATACTAATAATACTCATGGTACAGGTTGCACTCTATCTTCAGCTATTGCGTGTAATATCGCTAGTGGGTTAAGTATTAATCAATCAGTAAAAAATGCTAAAGAGTATGTAACAAACGCACTCAAAAGCGGTCTGGTTATTGGTCATGGAAATGGGCCAATTAATCATTGTTGGAACTTGTAG
- a CDS encoding potassium channel family protein — protein sequence MSLIKKIKKFLHWTDESKPEYDLNTELYQQLKAFRLPLIFVVLMMLFGTLGYMITSGFTLIDAIYQAGMTFTTVGFTEVSQITTTGRLFTIVFILIGFCLFTFSMGLVIEIIKKGVLTRILKERSMIYKIARLKNHFVICYHNLYTIELSRQFRENHIPFVVIDSREDLAQIAETYKYPYYIIDEPHTQSAILKSHLSSAKGLITLSPHIADNIALIATVRLYEKELGRIKPYFIMTNSDNDNDTQKLIKLGADSVVSPSKLVAQRISAMSVRPDMENILEQFLYKKDSPIDMEEIRVPEASWMRFKRIKETHLRKLTNADIVGITDQNGKFNPMPNGDTLIGTSSKLLVIGTAESIRATKRLIFSKYKPEELKYV from the coding sequence ATGTCTTTGATTAAAAAGATTAAAAAGTTCCTCCACTGGACCGATGAGTCCAAACCCGAATATGATCTAAATACTGAACTTTATCAACAGTTAAAAGCTTTCCGACTTCCATTAATATTTGTCGTACTAATGATGTTATTTGGTACATTAGGATATATGATTACTAGCGGTTTTACACTAATAGATGCGATATATCAAGCCGGAATGACATTTACAACTGTTGGATTTACCGAAGTCTCACAAATCACTACCACTGGACGTCTTTTTACCATCGTTTTTATACTTATAGGATTTTGTTTGTTTACATTTTCTATGGGTCTTGTTATCGAGATTATTAAAAAAGGTGTCTTAACTAGGATTTTAAAGGAAAGAAGCATGATATATAAGATCGCAAGACTTAAAAATCACTTCGTAATCTGCTATCATAATCTCTATACTATCGAGCTTTCAAGGCAATTTAGAGAAAACCACATTCCATTTGTAGTTATTGATAGCAGAGAAGATTTAGCTCAAATAGCTGAAACATATAAATATCCATACTATATAATAGATGAACCTCATACTCAATCAGCTATCTTAAAATCACACCTCTCTAGCGCTAAAGGCCTAATCACTCTAAGCCCGCACATAGCCGATAATATCGCCCTTATTGCTACAGTTAGATTATACGAAAAAGAGCTTGGTAGGATTAAACCATATTTTATTATGACTAACTCAGATAATGATAATGACACCCAAAAGCTAATAAAACTAGGCGCAGACTCAGTAGTAAGCCCATCAAAGCTAGTCGCTCAAAGAATCTCAGCTATGAGCGTACGCCCTGATATGGAAAACATCCTAGAGCAATTTTTATACAAAAAAGATTCTCCTATAGATATGGAGGAGATTAGAGTCCCAGAGGCTTCATGGATGAGATTTAAAAGAATAAAAGAGACTCATTTAAGAAAACTTACAAATGCTGATATCGTCGGTATCACAGACCAAAATGGTAAGTTTAATCCAATGCCAAATGGCGATACTTTAATTGGCACTAGCTCAAAGCTATTAGTAATTGGAACTGCTGAGAGCATCAGAGCAACAAAACGGCTAATTTTTAGCAAATACAAACCAGAGGAGCTAAAATATGTTTAA
- the rpmB gene encoding 50S ribosomal protein L28 yields the protein MSKRCAITGKGPMVGNNVSHANNRTKRRFMPNLRTVRVTLEDGTTRKIRVAASTLRTMKKQSK from the coding sequence ATGTCAAAAAGATGTGCAATTACAGGCAAAGGCCCTATGGTTGGAAACAATGTAAGCCACGCTAACAACAGAACAAAAAGAAGATTTATGCCAAACCTTCGCACAGTGCGTGTAACATTAGAAGATGGAACAACTAGAAAAATCAGAGTTGCAGCTTCTACATTAAGAACAATGAAAAAACAATCAAAATAA
- a CDS encoding MetQ/NlpA family ABC transporter substrate-binding protein: MKKLLALSLVAASLVSSALATTLKVGATPVPHAEILEFIAPELKKSGINLEIKVFNDYVIPNIAVEDGDLDANFFQHIPYLDEFNKNKGTHLVKTVGVHLEPMGVYSKKIKSLSELKNGAIVSIPNDPTNESRALDVLVSAKLIEVDTNVKLRTPLDITKNPKNLKFKEIEAATLPRTLDDVDIAVINTNFAMNANLNPTKDALVIESKESPYVNIVVVKDGNQNKDGIKALNKALQTQALKDFITEKYKGSIVPAF, translated from the coding sequence ATGAAAAAACTACTAGCTTTAAGCCTTGTTGCTGCAAGCCTTGTAAGCTCTGCACTTGCTACAACTCTAAAAGTTGGCGCCACTCCGGTTCCTCACGCTGAAATACTTGAATTTATAGCTCCAGAGTTAAAAAAATCAGGTATAAATTTGGAGATAAAAGTATTTAACGACTATGTAATCCCAAATATTGCAGTTGAAGATGGTGATTTAGATGCTAATTTTTTCCAGCATATACCATATTTAGACGAATTTAATAAAAATAAAGGCACTCACCTAGTTAAAACTGTTGGTGTCCATTTAGAACCAATGGGTGTTTATAGTAAAAAAATTAAATCTTTAAGCGAGTTAAAAAATGGTGCAATAGTAAGCATTCCAAATGACCCTACAAACGAAAGCCGTGCGCTTGATGTACTAGTATCTGCTAAATTAATAGAAGTTGATACAAATGTAAAGCTACGCACTCCTTTAGATATTACTAAAAACCCTAAAAATCTCAAATTTAAAGAGATAGAAGCAGCTACTTTGCCACGTACTTTAGATGATGTAGATATTGCAGTTATTAACACAAATTTTGCAATGAATGCAAACCTAAACCCTACAAAAGATGCTCTAGTAATCGAATCTAAAGAGAGTCCATATGTAAATATTGTAGTTGTAAAAGATGGAAATCAAAATAAAGATGGTATAAAAGCTCTTAATAAAGCATTGCAAACTCAAGCTCTTAAGGATTTCATAACTGAAAAATATAAAGGCTCTATAGTTCCAGCTTTCTAA